A genomic region of Micromonospora sp. NBC_01796 contains the following coding sequences:
- a CDS encoding acyltransferase family protein, with amino-acid sequence MTSTPTATAAGRPLSKLPSLTGLRWIAAMLVFGFHVGTMRVIAEPDYHAVVSKVFTLGLSGVQFFFILSGFVLVWSARPGDTPLAFWRRRAAKIFPNHVVLWAAVLLLGLYWADPFNLKVALTNLFLVQAWNPTPGWFYSVNTVSWSLSCELFFYLCLPLVLPLIRRLRPWVLVAVIVAMPLLILSLWPGQLLVPEADRWWFTQVFPLVRSLEFWMGVAAAELMVRGRWRGPNLKVATVIFLLTWVAATQWIRAELWTTLLAAAYILVIAAAAEADVRGTWSPWRSRPMRWLGEVSFAYYLVHVFVVTSILRATNHQGGFPGWQGPAAAIGFLLLNLVLAGLLYRFVETPTMRLLGPRRRPPSTSPPPARVPRQPGPTDRNGNSDPGTAHDPVGDRATPQGRSAERVN; translated from the coding sequence ATGACGAGCACTCCCACGGCCACCGCCGCTGGCCGACCCCTGAGCAAGCTGCCGTCACTGACCGGGTTGCGGTGGATCGCCGCGATGCTGGTCTTCGGCTTCCACGTCGGGACGATGCGGGTCATCGCCGAGCCCGACTACCACGCCGTGGTCAGCAAGGTGTTCACCCTCGGCCTGTCCGGGGTCCAGTTCTTCTTTATCCTCAGCGGGTTCGTGCTGGTCTGGTCGGCCCGACCCGGTGACACCCCGCTGGCGTTCTGGCGGCGCCGGGCCGCGAAGATCTTCCCCAACCACGTGGTGCTCTGGGCGGCGGTGCTGCTGCTCGGGCTCTACTGGGCGGACCCGTTCAACCTCAAGGTCGCGCTCACCAACCTCTTCCTGGTGCAGGCCTGGAACCCGACTCCGGGTTGGTTCTACAGCGTCAACACGGTGAGCTGGTCGCTCTCCTGCGAGCTGTTCTTCTACCTGTGCCTGCCCCTGGTCCTTCCGCTGATCCGCCGTCTGCGCCCCTGGGTCCTGGTCGCCGTCATCGTCGCGATGCCGCTGCTGATCCTCTCCCTCTGGCCGGGTCAGCTCCTGGTGCCGGAGGCGGACCGGTGGTGGTTCACCCAGGTGTTCCCGCTGGTGCGTTCGCTGGAGTTCTGGATGGGTGTGGCCGCGGCCGAGCTGATGGTGCGCGGCCGGTGGCGCGGCCCGAACCTGAAGGTCGCGACCGTGATCTTCCTGCTGACCTGGGTCGCCGCCACCCAGTGGATCCGCGCCGAGCTGTGGACGACCCTGCTCGCCGCGGCGTACATCCTGGTGATCGCGGCGGCAGCCGAGGCGGACGTACGCGGAACCTGGTCGCCATGGCGGTCCCGGCCGATGCGCTGGCTCGGCGAGGTGTCCTTCGCCTACTACCTGGTGCACGTGTTCGTGGTGACCAGCATCCTGCGGGCCACGAACCATCAGGGCGGTTTCCCCGGCTGGCAGGGACCGGCCGCGGCGATCGGCTTCCTGCTGCTCAACCTGGTCCTCGCCGGGCTGCTGTACCGGTTCGTCGAGACCCCGACGATGCGCCTGCTCGGGCCCCGACGGCGCCCACCGTCGACCTCACCGCCACCCGCCCGGGTACCGCGCCAGCCCGGCCCAACCGACCGCAACGGCAACAGCGATCCGGGCACGGCGCACGATCCGGTTGGCGATCGGGCCACCCCGCAGGGCCGAAGTGCCGAGCGGGTCAACTGA
- a CDS encoding GNAT family N-acetyltransferase, translating into MSVDDRLSALAELAEAEVMFRYESGTPESVQSTLGMAQTRIGGGVAVSMRHDPAGGYWNKALGFGFDEPVTAKTIAEVCDFYREQGRQQATIQIAPSRLPDDWDEICAAQGITPGSYWVQLAREVTDFPTVETTLRITEVDTTQAAQWASVLMRGFGMPEEGLAEMMAATVAHPDFRAYAAWDGDEMVGAANLFVHGEAGGICGASTLPTHRGRGAQSALLAARARGAAEAGCRWLTAQTGRPAEGDHNASLENMLRLGFRVNYDRRNWVWQSDLPA; encoded by the coding sequence GTGTCGGTTGATGATCGACTGTCCGCGCTCGCCGAACTGGCCGAGGCCGAGGTGATGTTCCGGTACGAGTCCGGCACACCGGAGAGTGTCCAGTCGACCCTCGGGATGGCGCAGACCCGGATCGGTGGCGGCGTCGCGGTGTCGATGCGACACGACCCGGCCGGCGGCTACTGGAACAAAGCGCTCGGCTTCGGTTTCGACGAGCCGGTGACCGCCAAGACGATCGCCGAGGTCTGCGACTTCTACCGGGAGCAGGGCCGCCAGCAGGCCACGATCCAGATCGCCCCGTCCCGGCTGCCGGACGACTGGGACGAGATCTGCGCCGCGCAGGGCATCACGCCGGGCTCGTACTGGGTGCAGTTGGCCCGCGAGGTGACCGACTTCCCGACGGTCGAGACGACGTTGCGGATCACCGAGGTCGACACCACCCAGGCCGCACAGTGGGCCTCGGTCCTGATGCGCGGCTTCGGCATGCCCGAGGAGGGTCTGGCGGAGATGATGGCCGCCACCGTGGCCCACCCCGACTTTCGCGCGTACGCCGCCTGGGACGGCGACGAGATGGTCGGGGCCGCCAACCTGTTCGTCCACGGTGAGGCCGGCGGGATCTGCGGTGCGTCGACCCTGCCCACCCACCGTGGCCGGGGCGCCCAGTCGGCACTGCTGGCGGCCCGCGCCCGCGGCGCCGCCGAGGCCGGGTGCCGTTGGCTGACCGCGCAGACCGGCCGTCCGGCCGAAGGTGATCACAACGCGTCGCTGGAGAACATGCTCCGGCTCGGTTTCCGGGTCAACTACGACCGCCGCAACTGGGTCTGGCAGTCGGACCTCCCGGCCTGA
- a CDS encoding GNAT family N-acetyltransferase, producing the protein MSGRVTVRRAGADEAAAIATVLGEASLDEAVVGWVVPDERIRRDRLTSGAEQTVGWVLGVLATGEILVAQDDSGGIGGLSLWEYTDGDAVAPGPAPEELTAVFAQAYGEYAPRMALVHELTQRRHPRDEPHWYLQLMVVLPDHRGRGLGGAMLAHQLARADADGVAAYLEASTPRNRKLYERHGFRALGAPIVLPDGGPGIQPMWRPAVTPVT; encoded by the coding sequence ATGTCCGGACGTGTGACCGTACGGCGGGCCGGCGCGGACGAGGCGGCGGCGATCGCGACCGTTCTCGGCGAGGCGAGCCTGGACGAGGCCGTGGTCGGCTGGGTGGTGCCGGACGAGCGGATACGCCGCGACCGGCTCACCTCCGGCGCGGAGCAGACCGTCGGCTGGGTGCTCGGGGTGCTCGCCACCGGCGAGATCCTGGTCGCCCAGGACGACTCCGGCGGGATCGGCGGGCTGTCCCTCTGGGAGTACACCGACGGTGACGCGGTCGCACCCGGCCCCGCCCCGGAGGAGCTGACCGCCGTCTTCGCCCAGGCCTACGGCGAGTACGCGCCCCGGATGGCCCTGGTGCACGAGCTGACCCAGCGCCGTCACCCGCGCGACGAGCCGCACTGGTATCTCCAGTTGATGGTGGTCCTACCGGATCACCGGGGCCGTGGGCTCGGCGGCGCGATGCTGGCCCACCAACTCGCCCGGGCCGATGCCGACGGGGTCGCGGCCTACCTGGAGGCCAGCACCCCCCGCAACCGCAAGCTGTACGAGCGACACGGGTTCCGGGCGCTCGGCGCCCCGATCGTGCTCCCGGACGGCGGCCCCGGCATCCAACCCATGTGGCGACCGGCGGTCACCCCCGTCACCTGA
- a CDS encoding helix-turn-helix domain-containing protein, with product MDDGTAPQRYTIGQLARRTGLAVRTIRYWSDIGVVPPVDRSTGGYRRYDASAVARLDLVRTLRELGLGLDAVRRVLARQDTLPEVARMHVRALDAEIRTLRLRRAVLATVANRGSTTEELTLIHKLARLSVRERQQVIDDFVDEIFAGVDDSDALVVAGWMRELPTELPDDATAEQVDAWVELADLVADEDFRRSVRRMVLTGGDDNRLDFGLTIRPAVVEHAGRAVAEGVAPESPVGAAVLARIVPADLPEPERAALLTWLETVADPAVERYWELLSLVNGVAPAPPAVPAFTWLLAALRATRPGSATPTHAR from the coding sequence ATGGACGACGGCACCGCCCCGCAGCGGTACACGATCGGGCAGTTGGCGCGGCGTACCGGGTTGGCGGTGCGGACGATCCGCTACTGGTCCGACATCGGGGTGGTACCTCCGGTGGACCGGTCCACCGGTGGCTACCGCCGGTACGACGCGAGCGCCGTGGCCCGGCTGGACCTGGTCCGTACCCTGCGTGAACTCGGCCTCGGCCTGGACGCCGTACGCCGGGTGCTCGCCCGGCAGGACACCCTGCCCGAGGTGGCGCGAATGCACGTCCGGGCCCTCGACGCGGAGATCCGTACGTTGCGGCTGCGCCGGGCGGTACTGGCCACCGTCGCGAACCGTGGCAGCACAACCGAGGAGCTGACATTGATCCACAAACTGGCCCGACTCTCGGTACGGGAGCGCCAGCAGGTCATCGACGACTTCGTCGACGAGATCTTCGCCGGGGTCGACGACTCCGACGCTCTGGTGGTCGCGGGATGGATGCGGGAGTTGCCGACGGAGTTGCCCGACGACGCCACCGCCGAGCAGGTGGACGCCTGGGTGGAGCTGGCGGACCTGGTCGCGGACGAGGACTTCCGGCGGTCCGTACGACGAATGGTGTTGACCGGTGGGGACGACAACCGGTTGGACTTCGGTCTCACCATCCGCCCGGCGGTGGTCGAGCACGCGGGGCGGGCGGTGGCGGAGGGGGTCGCGCCGGAGTCCCCGGTGGGTGCGGCGGTGCTCGCCCGGATCGTCCCCGCCGACCTGCCGGAGCCGGAGCGGGCCGCCCTGCTGACCTGGTTGGAGACGGTGGCCGATCCCGCCGTGGAGCGATACTGGGAGCTGTTGAGCCTGGTCAACGGGGTCGCCCCGGCACCACCGGCGGTGCCCGCGTTCACCTGGCTGCTGGCCGCACTACGGGCGACGCGACCCGGCTCGGCGACCCCGACGCACGCCCGGTGA
- a CDS encoding threonine aldolase family protein codes for MSAPDARPPIRRSLFAHAPIRLSPQVVLRDLLERVDADTPPSGPDGPVAQLERRVATLLGKEAALFFPTGTMAQQIALRIHAQRRNVPAFAAHPQTHLDAWEAQGYQVVHGLRFHPAGDRHRLMTGADLESIGEPLAAVLWELPQRDIGGLLPEWEDLLAQVETARSGGAATHLDGARLWEAQTYYRRPFDEIAGLFDTVYVSLYKALQGVRGAILAGDAATIAEAAVWRTRLGGAIHDAWPLALAALAGLDTLLPRMPAFRDHAIAIAAAINADGVALAWPDPPQTPMFHVHLPAGPAAVERAAAAILAEHGVQLFGRIRSAPDPTRSSFEVTVHENAMDFTPTEVVDLLRELVLRAVRD; via the coding sequence ATGTCCGCGCCCGATGCCCGCCCGCCGATCCGGCGTTCCCTGTTCGCACACGCGCCGATCCGGCTGAGCCCGCAGGTGGTGCTGCGGGACCTTCTGGAACGGGTGGACGCCGACACCCCGCCGTCCGGGCCGGACGGGCCGGTGGCGCAGCTCGAACGGCGGGTGGCGACCCTGCTGGGCAAGGAGGCCGCGCTGTTCTTCCCCACCGGGACGATGGCGCAGCAGATCGCGCTCCGGATCCACGCCCAGCGTCGCAACGTGCCCGCGTTCGCCGCGCATCCACAGACCCACCTGGATGCCTGGGAGGCGCAGGGTTACCAGGTCGTGCACGGGCTGCGCTTCCACCCGGCCGGTGACCGGCACCGGTTGATGACCGGCGCGGACCTCGAATCGATCGGTGAGCCGCTGGCGGCGGTGCTGTGGGAGTTGCCGCAGCGCGACATCGGCGGCCTGCTGCCCGAATGGGAGGACCTGCTGGCGCAGGTCGAGACGGCACGCTCCGGTGGGGCGGCGACACACCTGGACGGTGCCCGGCTCTGGGAGGCGCAGACCTACTACCGCCGGCCGTTCGACGAGATCGCCGGTCTCTTCGACACCGTGTACGTGTCGCTCTACAAGGCGCTCCAGGGCGTACGCGGCGCGATCCTGGCCGGTGACGCGGCGACGATCGCCGAGGCGGCGGTGTGGCGTACCCGGCTCGGTGGTGCCATCCACGACGCCTGGCCGCTCGCCCTGGCCGCGCTCGCCGGGCTCGACACCCTGCTGCCCCGGATGCCGGCCTTCCGGGACCATGCGATCGCGATCGCTGCGGCAATCAACGCCGACGGCGTGGCCCTGGCCTGGCCGGATCCGCCGCAGACGCCGATGTTCCACGTCCACCTGCCCGCGGGCCCCGCGGCCGTCGAACGGGCCGCCGCCGCGATCCTGGCCGAACACGGCGTCCAACTCTTCGGCCGGATCCGGTCCGCGCCGGATCCGACCAGGTCGAGTTTCGAGGTCACCGTGCACGAGAACGCGATGGACTTCACCCCGACCGAGGTGGTCGACCTGCTCCGGGAGCTGGTGCTGCGCGCGGTCCGCGACTGA
- a CDS encoding carboxymuconolactone decarboxylase family protein: MKPGRRLYLDKQSPAIFKSLNATAIQVRAQATELGLGRRLLELVNIRVSQLNGCGYCLQLHTARALAEGETTHRLSVLSVWRETELFEAKERAALMLAEGATLVAGERTGDADYAWIESVLTADEISVLSWAAITINAFNRVSILSRHPVPVQSPAVTADAK; the protein is encoded by the coding sequence GTGAAACCGGGTCGCCGGCTCTACCTCGACAAGCAGTCACCCGCGATCTTCAAGTCGCTCAACGCGACCGCGATCCAGGTACGGGCCCAGGCCACCGAACTCGGCCTTGGCCGTCGCCTGCTCGAACTGGTCAACATCCGGGTCTCGCAGCTCAACGGGTGCGGGTACTGCCTGCAACTGCACACCGCGCGGGCACTCGCCGAGGGCGAGACCACGCACCGGCTCTCCGTCCTGTCCGTCTGGCGGGAGACCGAGCTGTTCGAGGCGAAGGAACGGGCGGCGCTGATGCTCGCCGAGGGGGCGACCCTGGTCGCGGGGGAACGGACCGGCGACGCCGACTACGCCTGGATCGAGTCCGTGCTGACCGCCGACGAGATCTCCGTACTGAGCTGGGCGGCGATCACGATCAACGCGTTCAACCGGGTGTCGATCCTCAGCCGGCACCCCGTACCGGTGCAGAGCCCGGCGGTGACCGCGGACGCCAAGTAG
- a CDS encoding GNAT family N-acetyltransferase — translation MGAAHSRAAPAGWPAETPPLSPYPEKERRDPMTNTAPEPTVELDEPGHRYTITVDGTVAGFAKFFDNNGQRVFFHTEIGKEYGGQGLGSLLVTGALDHVRTAGLRIVPICPFVKSYLTRHHQYDDLVDPVTPNLLARLGA, via the coding sequence CTGGGAGCAGCTCATTCCCGCGCCGCCCCTGCCGGGTGGCCGGCTGAAACTCCGCCCCTGAGCCCGTACCCCGAGAAGGAGAGACGAGACCCGATGACGAACACCGCCCCCGAACCGACCGTCGAGCTGGACGAGCCCGGACACCGGTACACCATCACCGTGGACGGCACGGTTGCCGGCTTCGCCAAGTTCTTCGACAACAACGGCCAACGGGTCTTCTTCCACACCGAGATCGGCAAGGAGTACGGCGGCCAGGGGCTGGGCAGCCTCCTCGTCACCGGAGCGCTCGACCACGTACGCACCGCCGGGCTGCGGATCGTGCCGATCTGCCCGTTCGTGAAGTCGTACCTCACCCGCCACCACCAGTACGACGACCTGGTCGACCCGGTCACCCCGAACCTGCTCGCCCGGCTCGGCGCGTAG
- a CDS encoding pirin family protein — translation MSTTEADPEFTTCESGPEGLQILEPRLVPLGGLRALNVRRTLPQRARSLIGAWCFVDHYGPDDVTESGGMSVNGHPHTGLQTVSWLFDGEIEHKDTVGSVRTVRPGEVNLMTAGRGIAHSEFSTPDTTVLRGAQLWIALPDHERHGEARFEHYTPEPISLAGARVSVFIGSLMGSTSPVRTATRLVGAEIRIEAGATVTIEVDPTFEHGILVDDGRVTVAGAGVGQSELLFVQAGPATLTVTAEQGPARILLLGGEPLNERIIMWWNFIGRTHEEIVEYRNRWQAQAFGEGDPGAGDLPYGTFPADWEQLIPAPPLPGGRLKLRP, via the coding sequence GTGAGCACCACGGAGGCCGATCCGGAGTTCACCACCTGCGAGTCCGGACCCGAGGGACTCCAGATCCTGGAACCCCGGCTGGTCCCGCTGGGCGGACTGCGGGCGCTGAACGTACGCCGGACTTTGCCGCAGCGGGCCAGGTCGCTGATTGGCGCGTGGTGTTTCGTCGACCACTACGGCCCGGACGACGTCACCGAATCCGGTGGGATGTCGGTCAACGGGCACCCGCACACCGGACTCCAGACCGTGAGCTGGCTCTTCGACGGGGAGATCGAACACAAGGACACGGTCGGCTCGGTCCGTACGGTCCGGCCGGGCGAGGTGAACCTGATGACCGCCGGCCGGGGCATCGCCCACTCCGAGTTCTCCACCCCCGACACCACCGTCCTGCGCGGGGCGCAGCTCTGGATCGCCCTGCCCGACCACGAGCGCCACGGCGAGGCACGGTTCGAGCACTACACCCCCGAGCCGATCAGCCTCGCCGGGGCCCGAGTGAGCGTCTTCATCGGTTCCCTGATGGGCTCGACCTCCCCGGTCCGTACGGCCACCCGCCTGGTCGGGGCGGAGATCCGGATCGAGGCCGGGGCGACGGTGACCATCGAGGTCGACCCGACCTTCGAGCACGGCATCCTGGTCGACGACGGCCGGGTCACCGTCGCCGGTGCCGGCGTCGGTCAGTCCGAGCTGCTCTTCGTCCAGGCGGGACCGGCCACCCTGACCGTCACCGCCGAGCAGGGACCGGCCAGGATCCTGCTGCTCGGCGGCGAACCGCTCAACGAGCGGATCATCATGTGGTGGAACTTCATCGGGCGTACGCACGAGGAGATCGTCGAGTACCGCAACCGGTGGCAGGCGCAGGCTTTCGGCGAAGGCGACCCCGGCGCCGGTGACCTGCCCTACGGAACGTTTCCCGCCGACTGGGAGCAGCTCATTCCCGCGCCGCCCCTGCCGGGTGGCCGGCTGAAACTCCGCCCCTGA
- a CDS encoding GNAT family N-acetyltransferase yields the protein MTTIRVAHADEIPALVRYPDDAERSAGTAAYLTDLLAKRCTRPEWCLVAEEDGHLIGSVVLWTMPGHEVPSDVVLLEAPWDGTEPAVGLALLAEAATLARTLGATELGHVVDSPAQAPQFQRHPEQRGELLRRAGFTVARDGRRFRWLAGGELPAQDGRLRFRSLAELGREPFVGLLESLLADTADARLTEDVRRHGLRRAAELLFEETAELHHEPQWWEIGYAADGSPAVVSLPAHNPAFPVIGFVGVAPAHRGHGFSSSVVARGTAILAENGATEIRGDCDVRNVVMFKGFQRAGYDNFANRMEYVRPL from the coding sequence TTGACCACGATCCGTGTTGCCCACGCCGACGAGATCCCCGCACTCGTGCGGTACCCGGACGACGCCGAGCGTTCCGCCGGCACCGCCGCGTATCTGACCGACCTGCTCGCCAAGCGCTGCACCCGACCGGAGTGGTGCCTGGTGGCGGAGGAGGACGGTCACCTGATCGGCAGCGTGGTGCTGTGGACCATGCCGGGCCACGAGGTGCCCAGCGACGTTGTCCTCCTGGAAGCGCCCTGGGACGGGACCGAGCCGGCCGTCGGGCTGGCCCTGCTCGCGGAGGCGGCGACCCTGGCCAGGACGCTCGGCGCGACCGAACTGGGCCACGTGGTCGACTCCCCGGCCCAGGCACCGCAGTTCCAGCGCCACCCCGAGCAGCGCGGTGAGCTGCTGCGCCGGGCCGGCTTCACGGTGGCCCGCGACGGCCGACGTTTCCGCTGGTTGGCGGGCGGGGAGCTACCCGCGCAGGACGGGCGACTGCGGTTCCGGTCGCTGGCCGAGCTGGGTCGGGAACCCTTCGTCGGCCTGTTGGAGTCCCTGCTCGCCGACACCGCCGACGCCAGGCTGACCGAGGACGTACGCCGGCACGGCCTGCGCCGGGCCGCCGAGCTGCTGTTCGAGGAAACGGCCGAACTCCACCACGAGCCGCAGTGGTGGGAGATCGGGTACGCCGCCGACGGCAGCCCGGCGGTGGTCAGCCTGCCCGCGCACAACCCCGCGTTCCCGGTGATCGGGTTCGTCGGTGTGGCTCCCGCGCACCGGGGACACGGCTTCAGCTCGTCGGTGGTGGCGCGGGGCACGGCAATCCTGGCCGAGAACGGCGCGACCGAGATCCGGGGCGACTGCGACGTACGCAACGTCGTCATGTTCAAGGGCTTCCAGCGCGCCGGCTACGACAACTTCGCCAACCGGATGGAGTACGTCCGCCCCCTCTGA
- a CDS encoding GNAT family N-acetyltransferase, with amino-acid sequence MKIENVSGADVPPSVRQRTDRDLGDCVRVLAEVHERDGYPVNWPDFPDAWLTPPSLIASWVAELDGRIAGHIVLSRSGEGDAAPGVWGARTGVSIDATAVVNRLFVAPWARGHGIGALLIAKAVR; translated from the coding sequence GTGAAGATCGAGAACGTGTCCGGCGCGGACGTACCCCCGAGTGTTCGACAGCGGACTGATCGCGACCTCGGTGACTGTGTGCGGGTGTTGGCGGAGGTCCATGAGCGCGACGGTTATCCGGTGAACTGGCCCGACTTCCCGGACGCATGGCTCACGCCGCCATCGCTCATCGCCTCCTGGGTGGCGGAACTGGATGGCCGGATAGCCGGCCACATCGTCTTGTCCCGGAGCGGGGAGGGAGACGCGGCACCTGGGGTGTGGGGCGCTCGTACGGGCGTGAGTATCGACGCGACTGCCGTGGTCAACCGACTGTTCGTCGCTCCGTGGGCCCGTGGCCACGGGATCGGTGCGCTGCTGATCGCGAAAGCTGTCAGATAA
- a CDS encoding GNAT family N-acetyltransferase, producing the protein MTVQRATVRVRPANPEDLVHLPVIQVAAGDLFRDIGMADIADNQPLAPDVFAAYQREGRSWVGCDDHDAVIAFVVVDLVDGCAHVEQVSVLPEHARRGVGQVLLDHVADWAAGRGLAACTLTTFRTVPWNAPYYGRCGYRELADGEITPGLAEVLEAERAFGLDLTTRVCMRRDLPRPGVGPDQGLW; encoded by the coding sequence GTGACAGTCCAGCGCGCCACGGTCCGGGTACGGCCTGCCAACCCGGAGGACCTGGTGCACCTGCCGGTGATCCAGGTGGCCGCCGGTGATCTTTTCCGGGACATCGGCATGGCCGACATCGCGGACAACCAGCCACTCGCCCCAGACGTGTTCGCCGCGTACCAGCGGGAGGGGCGGTCGTGGGTGGGCTGCGACGACCACGATGCCGTGATCGCCTTCGTGGTGGTCGACCTGGTCGACGGTTGTGCGCATGTCGAGCAGGTGAGCGTCCTCCCGGAGCATGCTCGCCGGGGCGTCGGTCAGGTTCTGTTGGACCACGTGGCGGACTGGGCCGCCGGTCGGGGGCTGGCGGCGTGCACGCTGACCACGTTCCGGACCGTGCCGTGGAACGCCCCCTACTACGGCCGCTGCGGCTACCGGGAACTGGCCGACGGGGAGATCACGCCGGGCCTGGCCGAGGTGCTGGAGGCGGAACGCGCCTTCGGCCTCGACCTCACCACCCGGGTCTGCATGCGCCGCGACCTGCCCCGACCAGGCGTCGGACCCGACCAGGGTCTGTGGTGA
- a CDS encoding winged helix-turn-helix transcriptional regulator: MTSAVNHAGDCDRADAALARAFGVLGKRWSALVLGSLRNGPAGFRELSRAVEGVSDSVLSDRLSELTEVGLVARTVEPGPPVAVSYQLTPGGQALVPVLTEISRWATNHLPADKS, encoded by the coding sequence ATGACCAGCGCCGTCAACCACGCAGGAGACTGCGACCGCGCCGACGCGGCCCTGGCACGCGCGTTCGGTGTGCTGGGCAAGCGGTGGAGTGCCCTGGTGCTCGGCAGCCTCCGCAACGGGCCGGCTGGATTCCGCGAGTTGTCCCGAGCCGTCGAGGGTGTCAGCGATTCGGTACTTTCCGACCGGCTGTCCGAGTTGACCGAGGTCGGCCTCGTCGCCCGTACGGTGGAGCCGGGGCCGCCGGTGGCGGTTTCCTACCAGCTCACTCCGGGCGGGCAGGCGCTCGTTCCGGTCCTCACCGAGATCTCCCGCTGGGCCACGAACCACCTGCCCGCCGACAAGAGCTGA
- a CDS encoding NAD(P)/FAD-dependent oxidoreductase, giving the protein MTETSRPRPSVAVIGGGYAGFKVAKALDDVADVTLVDPSDAFLHNVAAWRALVEPEWVERIFLPYSRLLHHGRFVRDRAAAVEGRQVTLAGGGRLEPDYLILATGSSYPFPAKSDETESATAQAKFRDAHQELRGAQRVLLVGAGPSGLELAGEIKSSFPEKQVTLVDSGPDILPGRFDQALRDELRAQLDKLGVELKLGSRLNALPDIAPATAGPVSITTVDGEELTADVWYRCFGVGLQTDYLHGALAEARNEQGYVRVDDQLRVTGQDRVFAIGDISDADANMAGMATRQAELVAANLRTLITGEGEITTYEQAGVMIAVPLGPEGGAGQLPWIEGIAGAEAISGIKGRAMLVEMYSSQFDAPERV; this is encoded by the coding sequence ATGACTGAGACATCCCGGCCGCGTCCGAGCGTGGCCGTCATCGGCGGCGGATACGCCGGATTCAAGGTCGCCAAGGCACTCGACGACGTCGCCGACGTGACCCTCGTCGACCCCTCCGACGCCTTCCTGCACAACGTGGCCGCATGGCGCGCACTGGTCGAGCCGGAGTGGGTGGAGCGGATCTTCCTCCCGTACAGCCGGCTCCTGCACCACGGACGGTTCGTGCGCGACCGGGCCGCGGCGGTCGAGGGCCGGCAGGTCACGCTCGCCGGAGGCGGGCGTCTGGAGCCGGACTACCTGATCCTGGCCACCGGCTCGTCCTACCCGTTCCCCGCCAAGAGCGACGAGACGGAGAGCGCGACCGCGCAGGCCAAGTTCCGCGACGCCCACCAGGAGCTGCGCGGCGCACAGCGGGTGCTGCTGGTCGGCGCCGGGCCGTCCGGCCTGGAACTCGCCGGGGAGATCAAGTCGTCCTTCCCGGAGAAGCAGGTCACCCTGGTCGACTCCGGACCGGACATCCTCCCCGGCCGGTTCGACCAGGCGCTCCGCGACGAACTGCGGGCCCAGCTCGACAAGCTCGGCGTCGAACTCAAGCTCGGCAGCCGGCTGAACGCACTGCCCGACATCGCCCCGGCCACCGCCGGACCGGTGTCGATCACCACGGTCGACGGTGAGGAACTGACCGCCGACGTCTGGTACCGCTGCTTCGGCGTCGGCCTGCAGACCGACTACCTGCATGGCGCGCTCGCCGAGGCCCGCAACGAGCAGGGGTACGTCCGGGTAGACGACCAACTCCGGGTCACCGGTCAGGACCGGGTGTTCGCCATCGGCGACATCTCCGACGCCGACGCCAACATGGCGGGCATGGCCACCCGGCAGGCCGAGCTGGTCGCCGCGAACCTGCGCACGCTGATCACCGGTGAGGGTGAGATCACCACGTACGAGCAGGCCGGGGTCATGATCGCGGTTCCGCTCGGCCCGGAGGGCGGTGCCGGACAGCTCCCCTGGATCGAGGGCATCGCCGGTGCCGAGGCGATCTCCGGCATCAAGGGCCGCGCCATGCTGGTCGAGATGTACAGCTCTCAGTTCGACGCTCCCGAGCGGGTCTGA